In one window of Henckelia pumila isolate YLH828 chromosome 1, ASM3356847v2, whole genome shotgun sequence DNA:
- the LOC140887557 gene encoding importin subunit alpha-9, translating to MADEASTPHKRDPIKASVGSVAAQKRREQAIMVGKERREALMRAKRLCRIGVSNSDSDVPIDDNMMMDEEQSLLEAQTLKAVEDLKLALAYQGKGATQKRVNALRELRRLLSRSEFPPVQASLEAGAMPILIQCLSFGSPDEQLLEAAWCLTNIAAGKPEETKALLPALPLLIAYLGEKSALAVAEQCAWALGNVAGEGEELRSVLLSQGALPPLTRMMLSNKGSTVRTAAWALSNLIKGPDSKAATETIRIDGVLDSILRHLKKADEELATEVAWVVVYLTALSNIATNILAKSDLLQILVDRLASSNSLQLLIPVLRSLGNIVAADSCLTNNVLFANHETTVNAIQALVKCLRSEHRVLKKESSWALSNIAAGSVDHKKLIHSSEAVPLLLHLLSTAPFDIRKEVAYVLGNLCVAPAEGSERPSLILDHLVSLVRRGILPGFVDLVRSADIEAARVGLQFMELVLRGMPNGEGPRLVEAEDGIDAMERYQFHENEDIRNMANELVDKYFGEDYGLVDC from the exons ATGGCGGATGAAGCCTCCACGCCTCATAAAAGGGATCCTATCAAGGCATCAG TGGGAAGTGTTGCGGCACAGAAGAGACGGGAGCAAGCGATTATGGTGGGTAAGGAGAGAAGAGAAGCATTGATGCGTGCAAAGCGTTTATGCAGAATCGGAGTTAGTAACAGTGATAGTGACGTTCCTATTGATGACAACATGATGATGGATGAAGAACAATCACTCCTGGAGGCTCAGACCCTAAAAGCGGTAGAAGATTTGAAGCTTGCTCTTGCATATCA GGGAAAAGGAGCCACACAGAAAAGAGTTAATGCACTGCGTGAGTTGAGAAGATTATTATCAAGATCTGAATTTCCTCCAGTTCAAGCTTCTCTTGAAGCTGGAGCCATGCCTATTCTGATTCAGTGTCTTTCATTCGGATCACCTGATGAACAG TTGCTCGAGGCAGCTTGGTGTCTGACAAATATAGCAGCTGGAAAGCCTGAAGAAACAAAAGCTCTGTTACCTGCATTACCATTACTTATAGCCTACTTGGGAG AAAAGAGTGCACTGGCTGTTGCAGAGCAATGTGCCTGGGCATTGGGAAATGTTGCAGGGGAAGGAGAGGAGCTGAGAAGTGTACTGCTTTCACAAGGAGCTTTACCACCTCTCACAAGAATGATGCTGTCAAATAAGGGATCAACCGTGAGAACGGCTGCATGGGCGTTATCAAACTTAATCAAG GGGCCTGATTCTAAAGCTGCCACAGAGACGATAAGAATTGATGGGGTACTTGACTCGATTCTTCGGCACTTGAAGAAGGC GGACGAAGAATTGGCTACTGAAGTGGCATGGGTTGTCGTGTATCTCACTGCCCTCTCTAATATTGCGACCAATATTTTAGCAAAGAGTGATCTGCTACAAATTCTTGTGGATAGACTGGCATCATCAAATAGTTTGCAACTTCTTATTCCG GTTCTGCGGAGTTTGGGAAATATAGTGGCTGCTGATTCCTGTTTAACCAATAATGTCCTTTTTGCTAACCATGAGACCACAG TAAATGCAATCCAAGCACTGGTCAAATGTTTGAGAAGTGAACACCGAGTCCTGAAAAAG GAATCTTCCTGGGCGCTTTCTAATATAGCTGCTGGCTCTGTCGACCATAAGAAATTAATACATTCAAGTGAAGCTGTTCCTTTATTGCTTCATCTCCTGTCAACTGCACCATTTGACATAAGAAAGGAAGTGGCATATGTTCTAGGCAACCTCTGTGTTGCCCCTGCAGAAGGATCAGAAAGGCCTTCACTGATTCTTGACCATTTAGTTTCTCTTGTCAGAAGAGGAATCCTCCCTGGTTTCGTAGATTTAGTAAGATCTGCAGATATCGAAGCTGCAAGAGTCGGCCTTCAATTCATGGAACTG GTTCTAAGAGGAATGCCGAACGGTGAAGGTCCAAGACTTGTTGAAGCAGAAGATGGTATTGATGCCATGGAAAGATACCAGTTTCACGAGAACGAAGATATAAGAAACATGGCAAACGAGCTAGTCGACAAGTATTTTGGCGAGGACTACGGGCTCGTTGATTGTTAA